One Xiphophorus maculatus strain JP 163 A chromosome 23, X_maculatus-5.0-male, whole genome shotgun sequence genomic window, GAAACTGTCATTTTCGTGAAGTCTAtcacatttgaaaatgaaagagTCAATAGAATGAAGAATCTGTGCTAGCTGCGATAAGTGCATATaaagttttctctgcttgatttTAGTCAACATGGTAAAACAATGTGGTATACACACTGCTCAGATGGAGTTAGAGTCCCACAAATTGTTCtacaaaaggcagaaaaaataatTGGCTGCTTCTTCTTTCCTGTGGATGACATGTCTGTCATTTGAAGCCCGTCCAGAACTACAAACATAGTAAAGGACCCCTCCCTCCATTGCTCGTCCCACAAACCAGTCACCCTCTGATAAAGGGTGATGGAGCATTAATAAGTctaaagaatttaaaatctaCAGCTTCCTTTGTTGGGCCATCAGTGACCTGTACATCACCTAACAGCACGCTCCACTTTGATCAGTTAAGTGCAATGTCACTTCAAATACATGATAATTCAGTTTGTGCTTCGTGTAGCGCTTTGCACCTGTGATGCACCCGGGctcaaacatttaatcaaatcgGCAGCTGGTGATAACAAACTTTCAACAATTCGCCGATTAATATGCAGTCTGGAAAGGCTGGGATCAGCAAGCAGCAACTCTATTTGGGATCGCCATGAGTCATAATCCGCTTCATTGCTTGGTTTTGGAATTTTTCCTGAAAATGAGCGGAGTTTAAGTGAGGATGTAGAAAAGTCACTATTTTTTACAACATGCTCCACCACAACTTTTTGAACATTCTGTGGAATAAGGTCATTCCCTGACAAAGAAACTCTCTGGATTGGCGGTGTAGGAGAGCGGCTAGCTCCAGGTGGCTCTCCCTGCCAATCAGTATATGAATGGGTTGGAGGGGCTGAAACCGCTTGAGGCACAGATAGCAATGTCTGCTGGCTTTGCACAGGTTGTGCTAAGGTGAGGATGTCATCTTTCTTGTCCTCATCATCTCCATCATCACCTCCTGCCATCTCCAAATGTGTGCTGATTTGGTCCATCACACCTTTAAGAACCTCCTCAAATCGTTTTCCGCTTCGCGTAGCTATGTTCTTCAACTCATCAATGTAATCCATGGGGGAACTGCTGCTACTCACTGCGGCTGCATATTCTGAAGCAAGAGAGGTAACATGAAATATCATATCTAATCTGGTTCGAGAAGGGTAATCATATGGGAAAAGGGGTTGTAATGCAATTAATGAAGAATCTTCTTCAAACTCGACAATCAGGTTTTTATAAAATGCACTTTGTGGATCATTAACATGAAAAACCTCCTTTACTGCACCATAACATTGTAAACGTTCAACTATCTCTTTTTCATCATCATCGCTCTGAGTGCCAGTAACTAACACAGATCGTTGCATGTTTAAACCCAACTGAGTAAcgacatccatttttcttttttttcctttttgttactAACATCCAAATTAAAGATACTGTGGAGTTGTTCAATTATTCACCCATTACAAGACTCCTGGCTAGCTCGCCACTTGTAGCGCTTTCTTCACTGCGCAGCTCTGACTGCAAGTTGTAATATTAACCAGCTTATATAATTAGAACTAGGTACGATACGGAGTCATGATAATGGTGAATAATTAATACAACTGATGCAAAAGTAAAGTTAATACTGCTATTTATTGCAGtggctataataataataataataataataataataccaaaacaacaaaacaataaattttccaaaaaaaacggaaggaggaaaaaaaacaacccaacaaaataattattataatcagTGATATGTCAGAATCCAATAGAGTCCACAATAAgtccaaaagcaaaaaggagACAAGTATTTTCCCCTTGCAATACTCCTTAAGAGTTTTAGTTCATTTCCTGTAGGAAAAAATGCAGTTCCGTTTCCTACCACCAGGTGGTGGGTGGGTAGCTCGCCATCTTCCTTCGTCAAAGAGGTGAAtccaaggaagaaaaaaaaacctgacctaaaaGGCCAGATAACacatttagttcatttgtaCTAAAGGGGGGGCAATAAGACTGTTAAATACATTCTTCCTATATTTTAACaacatcaagaaaaaagaaatcctttttaaaaagtgcacttcataattcaagttcaaaatcAATTAAGTAATCTAATTAGCAATCATTACAAACAACTAATATTGAATCAAATCAATCgacttaaaatgtgattgatcaaAGTAGCTACAAACTAAATCATATTAGGTACCAAATTCCATTGTTGCACCAACATGGAGTGCAAACACCAAtaagaaatcatgaaaaaataatcaaatctaaaattgaaaaacaaaccctTAAATGTTAAAGGTGTAGTCTTTAATTCGGCTGCCATTAAGCAAGTAATAAGTAGAACAATTTGATGTGAGCCATTGATTGTCGAGTTGATTTCTAACGCTAACTAGCGGAGCAGAACGAAAATAATTCCCCGTTTTGTTTTATACTCACCGTCGAGTAATGATTGCCTGAGGAGGTGTGGTAACTTGTTCGATTTTGGCAATAGATCACAACCTGAGTGGTTTAACGGGAGGCAACATTAGCGGCGCGATCAGTACAGCTATTATACAACAACAGTCAGATGACATTCAACACTCACCGCAAATCTTCAAGtctcaaagacaaaacaaccgATGAGTCAATCTAAGCGCTCTGGTTGTTTTATAAACAACCGATCAGACAGCCAACAATGAGCAGCAGcaatgtttggagaaaagaggagaaacccggaagcacacaacaatcaatttaaaggggcagctcAAAGGGAAGGTGATTGGGTCATGGTGGTCACCTGGGTTACATTCGACAAggtaattttttccttttgagcATATTGTATGCCTGTCTCTTCTGCACATTTAtggacaaagtaaaaaaagagaagtctGAGACGACTTCAGGTGCACTGATACTTCTGAAAAGACCAAGATGAAGTCAGCACTCTGCAGGCTTTGCTTAGAAATTTGATGTTTAAGCTTATATATCATgttaaatcaaaaaataaaatgttgtaaactCACGGTTGGGCTCAACATAATACCATTCACAGCTGTGGAGAAGCTGGTACGGTTGTTTGCTATTACATTTTAGGTGATTTTATGATACA contains:
- the LOC111606914 gene encoding uncharacterized protein LOC111606914 is translated as MDVVTQLGLNMQRSVLVTGTQSDDDEKEIVERLQCYGAVKEVFHVNDPQSAFYKNLIVEFEEDSSLIALQPLFPYDYPSRTRLDMIFHVTSLASEYAAAVSSSSSPMDYIDELKNIATRSGKRFEEVLKGVMDQISTHLEMAGGDDGDDEDKKDDILTLAQPVQSQQTLLSVPQAVSAPPTHSYTDWQGEPPGASRSPTPPIQRVSLSGNDLIPQNVQKVVVEHVVKNSDFSTSSLKLRSFSGKIPKPSNEADYDSWRSQIELLLADPSLSRLHINRRIVESLLSPAADLIKCLSPGASQVQSATRSTN